A genome region from Diorhabda carinulata isolate Delta chromosome 2, icDioCari1.1, whole genome shotgun sequence includes the following:
- the LOC130890747 gene encoding zinc finger FYVE domain-containing protein 1-like isoform X1, whose amino-acid sequence MLKSVSLKVFDFVNMNSLTGKMKNRYQDPGTAILQSIDPNINNKQDVSGDINLISDLQSLNLTYDIDDNDSKSILLLDDCENLQIKSEEEFLNILNIKPNEKVKVVSIFGNTGEGKSYTMNKIFFDGQEMFKTSSSQTSCTLGVWAMYNPEHKVICLDTEGFLGISKKEQQRTRLLLKVMAVSDIIIYRTRAERLQRDMYTFLGSASDAYKQHFSEALKKALTKADSSFSGAIGPGVIIFHETRHTQTLEHSVDLTQSPEDIIRQNFHDLNLPYDSFSFIKYIGNRTIEETNFENLRIALLDKLESTEVRTKRDAKYIYLTLKSLNEKYRNEISNNNSPLYLPAFFTCTDKCQSCKSNCNLSMGHKDEGNPHHSEQECKFQHQYQNQVYLCKNCYKNGEKTIVKAGYQTTTNSNYMSWLNYVWSGYVIECPKCGEIYRSREHWYGNKNPEDVAVRSEVVHIWPGESFSDSHNSAQKVLDSVSLVTDVISNVGSQPKKIVSNWATDIIAPSYWRSNDEIVECHKCKAPFLPHDKKHHCRACGEGFCEACSSKKQPVPSHGWLEDVRVCDDCYTDQPPSLSNVVDSTENRARQIGETVVKIVSAVTSVLDIPKEYIKESARPSYWTPDSECIHCWVCKKPFGPLRSLHHCRDCGKGVCNECSRSRKPVPRRRWDNPVRVCNYCR is encoded by the exons ATGT taaaatcaGTATCATTAAAAGTGTTTGATTTCGTCAACATGAACTCCCTTACAGgaaagatgaaaaatagataCCAAGATCCTGGAACAGCAATTTTACAATCTATTGATCCTAACATAAATAATAAGCAGGATGTCTCAGGggatataaatttaatttctgaTCTACAGTCACTTAATTTGACTTATGATATCGAtgataatgattcaaaaagtattCTACTTCTTGATGATTGTgaaaatttgcaaataaaatctGAAGAAGAGTTCTTAAACATTCTGAATATAAAACCAAATGAAAAGGTTAAGGTTGtatcaatatttggaaatacaGGTGAAGGGAAATCTTACActatgaacaaaatattttttgatggtCAAGAAATGTTTAAAACTTCATCTTCACAAACTTCCTGTACTTTAGGAGTTTGGGCCATGTATAATCCTGAACACAAGGTCATCTGTTTAGATACCGAAGGATTTTTGG gTATTTCAAAGAAGGAACAGCAACGCACTCGGCTATTATTAAAAGTAATGGCAGTATCGGATATAATAATATACAGAACAAGAGCGGAGAGGCTTCAAAGAGACATGTATACATTTCTGGGAAGTGCTTCAGATGCATACAAACAACATTTTAGCGAAGCATTAAAAAAAGCACTGACAAAAGCAGATTCTAGTTTTTCAGGTGCTATAGGACCTGGAGTAATTATTTTCCATGAAACAAG GCATACTCAAACTTTGGAGCATAGTGTAGATTTGACACAGTCTCCAGAAGATATAATTCgacaaaattttcatgatttgaATTTACCCTATGACTCGTttagttttatcaaatatattggTAATAGGACTATAGAAgaaacaaatttcgaaaatttgagaATAGCTTTGCTAGATAAATTGGAAAGCACTGAAGTTAGAACGAAAAGGGATgctaaatacatttatttaacgTTGAAA aGTTTAAATGAGAAATACAGaaatgaaatttctaataataattcgCCACTTTACTTGCCCGCTTTTTTCACTTGTACAGACAAATGTCAATCTTGTAAAAGTAATTGTAATTTATCTATGGGCCATAAAGATGAAGGAAATCCACATCACAGCGAACAAGAGTGTAAATTTCAGCATCAATATCAGAATCAAGTGTATTTGTGTAAG AACTGCTACAAAAACGGGGAAAAAACTATTGTAAAAGCTGGTTACCAAACCACTACCAATAGTAATTATATGTCTTGGTTAAATTACGTTTGGTCCGGTTATGTAATAGAATGTCCTAAGTGCGGTGAAATATATAGGAGTAGAGAGCATTGGTATGGTAACAAAAACCCAGAAGATGTAGCAGTCAGATCAGAAGTGGTGCATATATGGCCAGGG GAATCTTTCTCAGACTCCCATAATTCTGCACAGAAGGTGTTGGATAGTGTATCTTTGGTCACAGATGTTATATCTAACGTAGGATCTCAGccaaaaaaaattgtgagtaATTGGGCTACCGATATTATTGCCCCTAGTTATTGGAGATCCAACGATGAGATAGTG gaGTGTCATAAGTGTAAAGCTCCCTTCCTCCCTCACGATAAAAAACATCATTGTCGCGCTTGCGGTGAAGGTTTTTGCGAAGCATGTTCTTCCAAAAAACAACCAGTTCCTTCGCATGGTTGGCTCGAGGACGTACGAGTTTGTGACGACTGCTATACCGATCAACCTCCTAGTTTGTCTAATGTCGTAGATTCAACTGAAAACCGAGCTCGACAGATCGGAGAAACCGTCGTAAAAATTGTTTCAGCAGTGACATCCGTCTTAGATATACCGAAAGAATACATCAAAGAATCTGCTAGACCTTCGTATTGGACACCAGATAGTGAATGTATCCACTGTTGGGTTTGTAAGAAACCATTCGGTCCTTTAAGGTCGTTGCATCATTGTAGAGACTGTGGGAAAGGAGTGTGTAACGAGTGTTCTCGTTCCAGAAAACCAGTTCCCAGGAGGAGATGGGACAATCCAGTAAGAGTTTGTAATTATTGTCGATGA
- the LOC130890747 gene encoding zinc finger FYVE domain-containing protein 1-like isoform X2, whose protein sequence is MNSLTGKMKNRYQDPGTAILQSIDPNINNKQDVSGDINLISDLQSLNLTYDIDDNDSKSILLLDDCENLQIKSEEEFLNILNIKPNEKVKVVSIFGNTGEGKSYTMNKIFFDGQEMFKTSSSQTSCTLGVWAMYNPEHKVICLDTEGFLGISKKEQQRTRLLLKVMAVSDIIIYRTRAERLQRDMYTFLGSASDAYKQHFSEALKKALTKADSSFSGAIGPGVIIFHETRHTQTLEHSVDLTQSPEDIIRQNFHDLNLPYDSFSFIKYIGNRTIEETNFENLRIALLDKLESTEVRTKRDAKYIYLTLKSLNEKYRNEISNNNSPLYLPAFFTCTDKCQSCKSNCNLSMGHKDEGNPHHSEQECKFQHQYQNQVYLCKNCYKNGEKTIVKAGYQTTTNSNYMSWLNYVWSGYVIECPKCGEIYRSREHWYGNKNPEDVAVRSEVVHIWPGESFSDSHNSAQKVLDSVSLVTDVISNVGSQPKKIVSNWATDIIAPSYWRSNDEIVECHKCKAPFLPHDKKHHCRACGEGFCEACSSKKQPVPSHGWLEDVRVCDDCYTDQPPSLSNVVDSTENRARQIGETVVKIVSAVTSVLDIPKEYIKESARPSYWTPDSECIHCWVCKKPFGPLRSLHHCRDCGKGVCNECSRSRKPVPRRRWDNPVRVCNYCR, encoded by the exons ATGAACTCCCTTACAGgaaagatgaaaaatagataCCAAGATCCTGGAACAGCAATTTTACAATCTATTGATCCTAACATAAATAATAAGCAGGATGTCTCAGGggatataaatttaatttctgaTCTACAGTCACTTAATTTGACTTATGATATCGAtgataatgattcaaaaagtattCTACTTCTTGATGATTGTgaaaatttgcaaataaaatctGAAGAAGAGTTCTTAAACATTCTGAATATAAAACCAAATGAAAAGGTTAAGGTTGtatcaatatttggaaatacaGGTGAAGGGAAATCTTACActatgaacaaaatattttttgatggtCAAGAAATGTTTAAAACTTCATCTTCACAAACTTCCTGTACTTTAGGAGTTTGGGCCATGTATAATCCTGAACACAAGGTCATCTGTTTAGATACCGAAGGATTTTTGG gTATTTCAAAGAAGGAACAGCAACGCACTCGGCTATTATTAAAAGTAATGGCAGTATCGGATATAATAATATACAGAACAAGAGCGGAGAGGCTTCAAAGAGACATGTATACATTTCTGGGAAGTGCTTCAGATGCATACAAACAACATTTTAGCGAAGCATTAAAAAAAGCACTGACAAAAGCAGATTCTAGTTTTTCAGGTGCTATAGGACCTGGAGTAATTATTTTCCATGAAACAAG GCATACTCAAACTTTGGAGCATAGTGTAGATTTGACACAGTCTCCAGAAGATATAATTCgacaaaattttcatgatttgaATTTACCCTATGACTCGTttagttttatcaaatatattggTAATAGGACTATAGAAgaaacaaatttcgaaaatttgagaATAGCTTTGCTAGATAAATTGGAAAGCACTGAAGTTAGAACGAAAAGGGATgctaaatacatttatttaacgTTGAAA aGTTTAAATGAGAAATACAGaaatgaaatttctaataataattcgCCACTTTACTTGCCCGCTTTTTTCACTTGTACAGACAAATGTCAATCTTGTAAAAGTAATTGTAATTTATCTATGGGCCATAAAGATGAAGGAAATCCACATCACAGCGAACAAGAGTGTAAATTTCAGCATCAATATCAGAATCAAGTGTATTTGTGTAAG AACTGCTACAAAAACGGGGAAAAAACTATTGTAAAAGCTGGTTACCAAACCACTACCAATAGTAATTATATGTCTTGGTTAAATTACGTTTGGTCCGGTTATGTAATAGAATGTCCTAAGTGCGGTGAAATATATAGGAGTAGAGAGCATTGGTATGGTAACAAAAACCCAGAAGATGTAGCAGTCAGATCAGAAGTGGTGCATATATGGCCAGGG GAATCTTTCTCAGACTCCCATAATTCTGCACAGAAGGTGTTGGATAGTGTATCTTTGGTCACAGATGTTATATCTAACGTAGGATCTCAGccaaaaaaaattgtgagtaATTGGGCTACCGATATTATTGCCCCTAGTTATTGGAGATCCAACGATGAGATAGTG gaGTGTCATAAGTGTAAAGCTCCCTTCCTCCCTCACGATAAAAAACATCATTGTCGCGCTTGCGGTGAAGGTTTTTGCGAAGCATGTTCTTCCAAAAAACAACCAGTTCCTTCGCATGGTTGGCTCGAGGACGTACGAGTTTGTGACGACTGCTATACCGATCAACCTCCTAGTTTGTCTAATGTCGTAGATTCAACTGAAAACCGAGCTCGACAGATCGGAGAAACCGTCGTAAAAATTGTTTCAGCAGTGACATCCGTCTTAGATATACCGAAAGAATACATCAAAGAATCTGCTAGACCTTCGTATTGGACACCAGATAGTGAATGTATCCACTGTTGGGTTTGTAAGAAACCATTCGGTCCTTTAAGGTCGTTGCATCATTGTAGAGACTGTGGGAAAGGAGTGTGTAACGAGTGTTCTCGTTCCAGAAAACCAGTTCCCAGGAGGAGATGGGACAATCCAGTAAGAGTTTGTAATTATTGTCGATGA